The Methanosarcina barkeri str. Wiesmoor DNA segment GCGTAAATGAGGGTTTTGAGTGCAAGATGACTATCCTGTACGCTCACTTCCCAATGCAGGTAAAAGTTGATGGTAAGACCCTCATAATCGGAAACTTCCTTGGAGAAAAGAAGCCAAGAATTGCAAAAATCCTTGGTGAGACAAAGGTTAAAGTTTCTGGAAATGAGGTGACTGTTTCCGGAATCAATAAGGAAGATGTCGGGCAGACTGCTGCAAATATTGAACAGAAGACCAAGATCAAGAGATTCGACCCAAGGATTTTCCAGGACGGAATCTACATTGTGCAGAAGCCCTGAGGTGGTTATGATGGCAGAAGAATTCAAATCAGAAGATACTTTAGTTTCCACCCTTGATATGGACTCTGAATCCAGGCGATTATTCAATGTGAGAAAAGTCCAGAAGGGAAAGAAGCCCCAGTTCAAGAGAGCAGCCTGTCATAAATTTAAGAGGCTTGACAGCAACTGGAGGCACCCGAGAGGTACTCAGGGTAAACAGCGTAGAAAATATGTCTCAAAAGGTGCTCATGCCCAGGTGGGATACGGAAGTCCTGCTGCAGTAAAGGGCCTGCACCCGTCCGGTTATTCTGATGTGCTTATTTCCAGCGTTGCTGAGCTTGAGCTCGTTGATCCTTCTTATGAGGCTATCAGGGTAGCATCGACAGTAGGCTCAAGAAAGAAAGCTATTATTATTACAAAAGCTGGAGAACTTGGTATTAAAGTACTGAACCCTGGAAGGAGTGAATAAAAATGTCAGATCTGGCCAATCAAAGAAGGTTAGCCTCCAAAATTCTAGAATGCGGACTTGACAGGGTATGGCTTAATCCGGAAGCCTCCGAAGAGATCGCGTCGGCAATTACCAGGGAAGATATTCGCGGGCTCATTGAGAACGGCACTATTAAAGCTAAGCCGATCAAAGGAGTCAGCAGAGGCCGAGCCAGAGCTCTTGCTGCCAAGCGCAAGTATGGGCACTGTAAAGGTCAAGGTTCAAGAAAAGGTAAGAAAGGAGCCCGTACTCCTAAGAAGGAGCAGTGGATCAAAAAGATCCGGGCGCTTAGAAGAAGACTCAAGGAACTGCGTGCAGATGGAACACTTGATAAATCCGTGTACTGCAGACTTTACAGAAAAGCAAAAGGCGGCGAATACAGAAGTGTTGCTCACCTTAATTCTCACCTTGGGTCTGAAAAACTGTTAAAGAAATAACCTGGAGGAGCTAAATATGGCAACAGGACCGAGATATAAGGTTCCTTTTAGACGACGAAGAGAAGGACGCACTAATTACCACCTGAGACTCAAGTTACTGATCTCAAAGCAGGATCGTGTGGTTGTCAGGAAGAGTGCAAGAAATGTTCAAATCCAGTTAATAGCTCCGACCCCAGAAGGGGATATAACTTATTCCTCAGCCGTTTCGAGTGAGCTTGCTAAGTACGGTTACACAGGGGTTACCGGAAACACAACGGCTGCATACCTTACGGGACTCCTGTTCGGGCTTAAAAGCTTGAAGAAGGGGTATGAAGGAGGAATTCTGGATATAGGACTTCAGGCTTCCTCTGCAGGTTCCAGGGTTTATGCTGCGCTTAAAGGCATAGTTGACTCGGGTTTCGAAGTCCCCTGCAGCCCTGAAGTTTTCCCTTCGGATGAGAGAATCCGGGGAGAGCACATTGCTGAATACAGAGAAGAGAGCTCAGACCTGCCAGAGCAGTTTGAAGCAACCAAAGAGAAAATCTTTGCTGAGTTTAGTTAAGGTGATTAAATGGCATTCGATGAAGAATGGATTCCAAAAACCAGGCTTGGAAAATTAGTTATGGAAGGACAGGTTGCTTCCATGGAAGAAGCAATCAAATCAGGCCTGCCTATCAGGGAACCTCAGATAATTGATATGCTGCTTCCTGACCTGGAAGACGAGGTACTCGATATTAACATGGTTCAGAGGATGACTGACTCTGGACGTCGTGTGAAATTCAGAGCAACTGTAATTGTAGGAAACAGAAATGGCTATGTAGGGCTCGGGCAGGCAAAGGATGTGCAGGTAGGGCCTGCTATCCGTAAGGCAATTGATGCTGCAAAGCTCGATATCACCTATATCCATAGAGGCTGTGGATCCTGGGAATGTGCCTGTGGTCTGCCTCACACTGTTCCTTATGAAGTAACCGGAAAGGCAGGCAGTGTAAGCGTAACTCTTATTCCGGCACCAAGAGGCCTTGGAATTGCTGCAGGGAATACTGCAACCAAAGTGCTGGAAAAAGCCGGGATTAAAGATGTATGGACCAAGACCTTCGGTACTACCCGGTCTACCCTCAACTTCGCAAAGGCAACCTTTGACGCCCTTAATCAGGTCAATGTTATGAGGCTGCCAGTCTACTGTAAGGAGGAAGCCTGATATGTATGCCATTGTTAGGTTGAGAGGTCAGGTTAATGTCCGGTACACGATTGAAGATACGATGAAGATGCTTCGCTTGCACAAGGTTAACCATTGTGTGCTTGTGCCTGAGAATCCTCATTTCAAAGGTATGGTCCAGAAGGTGAAGGACTACGTTGCCTTTGGGAAAATTGATGCAAATACCCTTGCAGAGATCCTCGAAAACCGTGGAAGACTCGAAGGCGATACTCGCCTGACTGAGGAATATATCAGGGAAAACACAGCCTATGATTCAATTCAGGCTTTTGCTGAAGCTGTAGTTAATGGAGAAACTACCCTTAAGTCAGTTCCCAAACTGAAGCCTGTTTTCAGGCTTCACCCTCCAAGAAAAGGACACGCAGGGATTAAAAGAACCGTACAGCAGGGTGGCGAGCTCGGAGACCACGGCGATGGGATCAATGCACTCCTGCACAAAATGAGATAAGGTGGTTAGAATGGATACAAAGAAGTTCAGAGGGTCCAGGACCTGCGGAGGCGGGACTCATAAAAACAGGCGTGGAGCCGGAAACCGCGGAGGACGTGGAAAAGCCGGTGCCTGTAAGCACCACTTTGTAAGAGCTATGTTCAGGGGATACAGCTACGGAAAGCATGGTTTCAATCTCCCTGCTGAGATCTCCAGGGACGTTTCCATAGTAAATGTGGGAGAACTTGATGAACTTGCTCCTTACCTTGTTGAGGAAGGGCTTGCAGAAATCAAGGATGATGCATACCACATCAACCTTGAAAACCTTGGAATCGAAAAAGTACTCGGAAGCGGACGTGTTATGAAGAACCTTGTTGTTACTTCGGAAGGATTCTCCGCATCTGCCCGCGAAAAAATTGAAGCCGCTGGTGGAAGTTGCATCGATGCCGAATAAGTAATGTCACTTGGCATTACTTATTTTAATTCTTTTGGTAACTTTTTCATATTAGATGTACTATACTTACCAATGTCTTACGGTAAAACGTGATCTAATATTTTAATTATTATAATAAATTATATTTTGAATGGTGTAATCGATGACTCTCAGGGATACGTTAGAACCGTTTTTTAACAAGTTACCTGCAGTAGCAAGTCCGGAAAAACACGTCCATTTTAAGGATAAGCTCTGGTGGACTCTGGGAGTCCTTTTGCTGTACTTTGCTCTGGCAAATGTACCGCTTTTTGGGATGTCCCAGGACTCGGTTGACCTTTTTGAATCTTACCGTGCCTTCTTTGCAGGTGCGTCTGGATCTCTAATTCTCCTAGGTATCGGGCCTATTGTCACGGCTTCGATTGTCCTGCAACTTCTTGTTGGAGCAGATATCATTAAATTGGACCTGTCAGATCCCAAAGATCAGTCATTCTTCCAGGGAGCTCAGAAGTTCCTTGTGTTTGTCATGATCATACTGGAAGCTCTGCCGCAGCTACTTGGTGGATATATCCAGCCGGATCCAGGGCTCGCTTCTTCTCTAGGTGTAGGCCTGGGAGTAATCACCTTCCTGCTTCTTATCCAGATCTTTATTGGAGGCGCACTGATCCTTTTCATGGATGAAGTGGTTTCCAAATGGGGCATCGGGTCAGGAGTCGGGCTTTTTATTGTTGCGGGAATCTCTCAGCAGATTGTTACAGGAATCTTTAACTGGCAGCTTGATTCTTCCGGGCTCCCGGTCGGGCTGATTCCAAAATGGATTTACATCGCCCAGAACGTTGGAGCAGATTACCTTCTTTCAGGTGAGGGCGTGTTGTATATGCTGGTCAGTGGAGGTATTCTTGCGCTTCTAAGCACGATTGTTATTTTCTTGCTTGTGGTGTACGTGGAAAGTACAAGAATCGAAATTCCTCTCGCCCACAGTGCGGTTAGAGGAGCAAGGGGCCGTTTTCCTGTCAAGTTAATATACGCATCAGTCTTGCCGATGATCCTTGTCAGAGCTCTTCAGGCGAATATCCAGATGATTGGAATTATTCTTGCCAGCCGTGGAATCACTTTCTTTGGAGAGTTCCATGGGTCTACGCCGCTAAACGGGATTATGTATTACCTTGCTCCAATACACAGTCCTTATGATTGGATTCCATCTCTTGTAAGACAGTCCTTTTCAGGTTATGGGGCGGCTACACCTGCAAACTGGCAGATTGTACTTCATGTCTTTACAGATGCTACTATGCTTGTCGTAGGCGGAATTATCTTTGCACTCTTTTGGATAGAAACAACGGGTATGGGAGCTAAACCTACTGCACAGAAGATTTTCAATTCCGGCATGCAGATTCCAGGTTTCAGGCGAAATATTAGCAGTATTGAAAAAGTTACCCAGCGTTATATCCCGAAAGTCACCGTAATAGGTGGGGCTTTCATAGGGCTGCTGACGCTGATTGCAAGCTTGCTCGGTACTCTTGGAAGTACTAGTGGTACAGGGCTTTTGCTGGCTGTCAGTATCGTATATCGTCTCTATGAGGACATAGCTTCCGAGCAGATGATGGAAATGCATCCGATGATCCGCTCCTTCTTTGGGGAACAGTAAAGGGTTCTTTTTGAGCTGTAATAAGGAATCGAATAAGAGAGATGTAATGTAAACAAACTAAAGGGTAAACACAGGGATCTTCAAATGAATATAATACTCTTCGGGCCCCCAGGTGCCGGAAAAGGTACCCAGGCCAAAAAAATGGTTGACAACTATGGAATCCCGCAGATCTCCACAGGTGATATCCTGCGGGCAAATGTCAGGGAAGGAACCGAGCTTGGGCTTGCAGCCAAGGAATATATGGACAAAGGAGAACTTGTTCCTGATGAGGTACTTATAGGGATTATCAAGAACCGTCTTAAAGAACAGGACTGTGAAAAGGGTTTCATCCTTGACGGGTATCCAAGAACAATACCTCAGGCTGATGCTCTTGCAGTCATACTTGATGAGATCAATAAGCCCATAGATGTTGTTCTCAATCTCGAAGTGCCTGATGAAGAACTGATTGAAAGAATAAGCGGTCGCCTTATGTGCAACTGCGGTGCGAGCTACCACAGGACTTTTAACCCGCCGAAAAAAGATGATGTCTGTGACATTTGCGGGGGTAAGGTTTTCCAGCGTGCTGATGACAAAGAAGAGGCTGTCAAGAACCGTCTTAATGTCTATAAAAAGCAGACAGAACCTCTTATTGACTATTACACAAAGCAGGGACTTCTGGTAACTCTAGACGGCACAAAAGATATCGACGAGGTATTTGAAGAAATAAAGGCAGTTCTTAAAAAATTTGCCTGAATTCTTCATTTCTTTTTCATTTTATTAAATCTTCTAACTTTTTTATTATACCTCTATGTTTTGTTATTTATCGAAATGCCTTTGCTTTTTTCGCATTCATTTGATTCAAATAATTTGTATTTAAATAATATGTGGCTATTTATATCAACAAAAAATACATTACGGAGAAACTGAGTTAATATGACTGAAAACTCGATCGATGAACTGGTTAACTGGGTTATCAGCGTTGATCGCCGTTTGATTCTGATGGACTCCATGAAAAGGCACCCCTTTGTAAGGGCTTCGGATATTGCTCATGAGACAAGCCGATCCACACAGAATATCAGCCATGCTTTAAAGGAACTTGAGAGTAAGGGCTTAATTCAGTGTTTGACTCCTGAAAAAACCACATGGAGAAAGTATATCCTGACAGAAGAGGGAAAAACAGTTTTAGAAAAACTGGATGGAAAATACCTTTGATTATTGAGATTCTTGGAACCAGATTTCTATTTAAGTGCTTGCTGGTTGAGACATTTTTCTATTTAAGTACTTGCTGGTTGAGACATTTATCTGAAAATATTGATATATTGACCTGAAATAACTACAGTATTAATCTGAAATAACTACAGTATTAATCCGAAATAACTACGTATTAATCTGAACATACCGATATATTGCCTAAATAATCATAGTATAATCTGGAATAACCACAGTATTAACTTGAATAACCAAATTATTAACCTGAAACAAAGAATTTTTACTCAAGGGGGGTTTCAAGGCTTTGAGTTTCTTCGATTTCACTTTCCTGTAATATGTTTAAATGCGGGTTTTTGTCCTCAAATTGAAATGTTCTCATACCTTTTTACCAGCTCAAAGTTTGCTCTGTCAACAGATTTTTAACTCTACAGTGTTTTACTTGCTTTTTCCCGCCTGTGATTTCTTTGCTATTCCGGAGAGGACTTTGCATTAATTTCATAGAATAGTATAACTTATATATACATCGACACTTATTAACCAGAACTACCTGCGTAATCGTTTGAAATTGGCTCCGTACTTGAGCTGATTTATCACGATTTTACAATAATTTAAGCTTGTCAAGCTTCTATTATTGGAATTCTTCTACATTTGAAGATCTCAGAATAACTATTGAATCTGAATGGTGAGGACAACTTGGTTTCGGAGACATTAAAAACTCAAATAGACCGGTTCCTGCTGGCTCTCGGTTTTTCCCTTATGATTGGGATTATGATTCTCGGGCAGAGTTTCAGGGAGGCTGTCGGGGAAGTAGTAGGGACTTTAATGAATCCCGTACTTGCTCTGGTCGGGCAGGAGAATTTCTATCTAATCCTTTTGGTAATGGCATCTATTACTGCTATTTACGCATCCCTTATCCAGAAATACACAATTGACTGGGACCTCATGAGGAATACCCAGGAACGCATGAAGGTTTTCCAGAAGGAATTCCGGGAGGCACAGCTTTCTCAGAACACTTATATGCTTAAAAAACTGGAAGAACAACGCCAAACAATGATGGAAGACCAGATGAAGATGTCCAAGCAGCAGTTCAAGCCTATGGCTTACATCAGTATTATTTCGGTTCCTCTCTTCATGTGGGCTTATTATTACATCAGTGGGCACGGAAGCGCCACGATGGTTTTTCCTTTCTGGGGTGAACAGTTGTTGACAACCCATGCTTTTTGGTACTTCCAGAACTGGTTATACTGGTACTTTATTTGTTCTCTTGGAGTTAGCCAGTTTATCAGAAAGGCACTGGATATCGGTGGGGTCTGATGCGGATAACAGTTAGCGGGCTTCCCGGAAGTGGGACAACAACGGTTTCAAAGCTCCTTGCAGAATACTATGAACTTGAACTGATCTCCTCGGGTGAAATTTTCAGGAGGATAGCCAGGGAGAAGGAAATGAGCCTGGCAGAATTCGGAGCTATGGCCGAAAAAGACCCTTCAATTGACCTGGCTATTGATAAAAATCAGAGGGAAGTTATCCACAGTCATGAAAAGCTGATCCTCGAAAGCAGGCTTGCAGGCCATATGGCCAAAGAAGTCCCAAATGTACTTAAAATCTGGATAAAGGCTCCGCTACCTGTACGGGTAAAACGAATCTTGAGGCGGGAAAAATCAGTCTCTTTTGACGAAGAGCTCGAAAGAACAGTTGAGAGGGAAAAATCTGAGGCCCTCCGCTATATGAACTATTACAATATCGATATTGACGACCTCTCAATTTACGACATCGTTATTGATTCTGAAAAATGGAATCAGTACCAGATTCTTGACATTTTGAAGGTAGCTATCGATTCTCTCGTAGGGCCAGAGTAATTTCCCTCAATTTGTTAAAGGCTGGATTTTTATACAAAGCGTAGAGTTTTATCTGCCGGAACCTGATATACTGATATTACAGCAATCATAAGTAGTCGGCATATGATCTCTCTTAATATTGAACTCTCTTAATATTGAACTCTCTTAATATTGAACTCTCTTAATATTGAACTCTCTTAATATTGAACTCTCTCTTCATTAATACTGAACTAATAATGCTGTAATTTCTTCTTACATGCATTAAGGGAATTTCCGTAAATCTTTTTGTAAATCTCAGGTCTATAACTCTCAAATTTATAGATCTCAGATTTATTTTCACTAAGGGTCGTTCTCATTATGCATGTGTTACCAGCTACTGTATATCCTTCACGTTTACGTCATACCGTATATCCATCATGTTTATGTCAAGCTACTGTATATCCATCATGTTTACATTTATAAATTCAATTCAGGAGTTTTTGAAAAACTATGTCACCTGCTGGCAAATTGCCGTCCGAAGCTGAAAGAATTCTGGTCCGGAAATCCGGTGCCTGGACAAACCCCTCTTACGGTTCTTACCCGGAAAAGCGTCCTATTCTTGAATATATTGAGAAAGGGGTTGTAAATATTGATAAACCAAAGGGGCCGACAAGTCACGAGGTTGCAGCCTGGGTAAAAGCTATTCTGGGCGTGAGTACGGCAGGGCATGCAGGCTCACTTGATCCCAAGGTTACAGGGCTTTTGCCCACTTTACTCGGAAAGGCTACAAAGGCAGTCCCTGCTCTGCGCCTTTCTGGAAAGGAATATGTCTGCCTTCTGAAGCTTCATAAGGAAATGCCTCAAAAACTGGTCAGGAAGGTCTGTGAGGAATTTACAGGCCCTATCTACCAGATGCCTCCTATCAAATCAGCTGTCAAACGCGTTATCAGGATAAGGACGATCTATTACCTTGAAGTGCTTGAAATTGAAGGGAGTTTTGTGCTCTTTCGCGTGGGATGCGAAGCCGGGACTTACATCAGAAAACTCTGTCACGATATTGGACTTGCTCTTGGTTGCGGCGGACATATGCAGGAACTCAGGAGGACAAAAGCAGGCCCGTTTACCGAGGAAACACTTGTCACCCTCCAGGATCTCAAAGATGCATATGTACTCTGGAAGGAAGACGGGGATGAGTCTGAAATCCGGCGTGTAATCATGCCAATGGAAACGGCTGTATCTCACCTTCCCAAGATTATCCTGCGGGACAGTGCAGTAGATGCAATCTGTTCAGGGGCTGCTCTGGCAGTTCCGGGCATAACAAGCCTGGATGCGAACCTTAAGAAAGGAGAGCTTATAGCGTTGTTTACCCTTAAAGGTGAGCTCGTTGCCCTTGCAAAAGCTGAAATGAGTACAGAAGAGCTCCTCAAAGCTTCAACCGGACTTGCAGCTACCTCAGTCCGAATTATGATGGAGATAGGAACCTATCCAAAGGGTTGGACTAAAAAAGAGTATGGTGTTGAATCCTAACCTATAAAACTCTTTTAGGGCCTCCCTCTTTTAGAATAAAGTTTATATATCACTATTCCTTTATGGTATAAGTCGTGCCATAAGCTTTATGCCAACCTTTCCAAAGCAACTTTTCTAAAGGAAAGCTTGACCACAATCTTTCTAAGAGAAAGCTTGATCAAAGGCTAGGTATAATTCACGTATAAAGAGTTGTGGCATAAACGAGTCGTGTCTAAGTTTTGTGCCGAGGTAGTCTAGTGGTAGGGCGCAAGCCTGGAAAGCTTGTGGGGCCTAGCCCCTCGGGAGTTCGAATCTCCCCCTCGGCGTATTTTCTTAAGCCTTTTCTAAATTAGGTTTATAAGCTCTTTCTAAATTACGTTTAAATCTGCAGACATCTCCGGTCCTTTTGTTGCAAATATAGCTTCTAATAATTAGTTTTATCTTGAAGAACCAATAGTTGAATCCCTCCGAAAAAAAGATCAAGAGGAAGATTTCCACTGTACCTGCAGTGTTGAATACTTCTTCTATAAAAAGCAGGTTAAAAGGATCGTAAATACTTGAGGTTTTGATTGAAGTTGAATAGATTCTTGCTCCTGGGACTGATGAGTCTATGTTTTTGCTGGAACCGGTTGTAAGTTTGTAAAAAAGGCTCTCAATTAAAAGAGATAGGATTTGTAGAATGGGACTGTGAATAAAAATCTTTTAAAAGCATGGGAGAGATGGGATAATACAGAAATTATGATCGAAAAAAATAAGTTAATCTGACAATGTCAAGGTAAGAACCCCGTTGAAAAATGATCGATTGATTTCAGGCGGGAATGAAAATAATAAACGGAAACAAACAGAGAAGGAATATTGAAAATGAAACTGATCCTGAACGATATCGTAAAAAGTTTTGACAAAAAGGAGGTTTTGCGGGGTGCGAGTTTTGCCTTTGAAAAGGGGGAAATTTACGGACTCCTCGGAAGAAACGGCTCAGGCAAAACCACGCTGTTTAACTGCATCAATGAGGATTTGAGGATTGACGGCGGTTCAATTCTCCTTGAAGAAAATGGAGTGCAGAGAGAAATTTGTCCTGATGATATCGGATATGTTCTGTCGACGCCAGTAGTTCCGGAGTTCTTGACAGGCAGAGAGTTTTTAAAGTTCTTTCTTGACATAAACGTGAAAAAAATTCCGGACATTAAGCCTATTGACGAATATTTCGATTTTGTAAAGATCGAAAGCGAGGATCGCGACAGGCTTTTGAAAGATTATTCCCATGGCATGAAGAGCAAGATGCAGATGCTTATAAGCTTCATCGCAAATCCATCCATTCTGCTTTTAGACGAGCCGCTGACCTCATTTGACGTTGTGGTCGCTGACGAAATGAAGACGCTGCTGCGCCAAATCAAAAAAGACCACATTATTATTTTTTCTACTCATATCATGGAGCTTGCTCTGGATTTATGTGACGAGATCGTGATTCTGAGCGGCGGGGTTCTGGAAAAAATGGAAAAGGATGACCTCAGCAACGGGGCCTTTAAGGATAAGATCCTTCAGGCCCTAAGGAGGGATGAGAATGATTGAAGCTTTCATTAAGTCCTTCAGGCTGAAAAACACATATAAAGCCAATGGCATCATCTATTCGCTCAAATCCATCCCTGTCATCAACAGGCTGCTACCGGTCTCGCTCTATCGAAGCCCGGGGATGAAAATATTTGCCAATTTCGTCAGCATCCTGTGGGAGATCGGCTCGATGTTTTTGGGCAAGCTGCTCTATCTGTTTATTATTATCTTTCTTCTAAAAGATCATATGAAAAGCAGTCCTGCGAACAGCTTCATGCATATGTTTTTCTTTCTTACTATTACGGGCGGTTTCCTCAACACACATATATTTCATCCCACCAGAGACAAGTATTATGCCATTTTTCTCATGCGAATGAACGCGCGGGAGTATACGCTTTCAAATTACTTCTATTTCCTTTTGAAAATCGCTGTCGGATTTTTGCCTTTCACGCTGCTTCTTGGACGGCTTTCAGGGGTGCCTACCGTTATCTGTCTTGTGATGCCGCTTTTTGTCGTTTCCGTAAAACTTATTTTTACTGCCCTCGCGCTTCATGAGTATGTCCGAACCGGCCATGCAAAAAATGAAAATAAGTTCGATCCGGTTGTTCTGATTGGCATTGCTGTATCAGTGGCTGCGGCATATCTCCCACCGTTTCTCGGCTATGCCATGAACGGAGCTGTTTTTCTCGCTCTGTTTGTCATTTCCGCTGTTATGGCTGTGTTTTCCTTCTTATATGTGTTCAAATTCCCTGAATACCGAAGGATTTGCAAGGAACTTCTCACAGCGGATAGTTTTGCTATGAACAGAAAAGATATGGCTACACGTGCTACTCAAAAATCTTTGCAAAAGAATATAGACCTTAAGGCAACAAGCAGCAAAAACGGCTATCAGTATTTCAACGACCTTTTTGTCAAGCGTCACAGCAGTCTGCTGACCAAATCAGCCAAAAATATCACTTTGATTTCCCTTGCAGTGCTTGCGTTTTCCATTACGGCCTGTTTTCTTATCCCTGAGGTAAAACCGAACATAAACGGGATGATGCTGACCTTTTTGCCTTATTTTTTGTTCATCATGTATTTTATTAATCGCGGAAAGGTTATTACTCAGGCCATGTTCATGAACTGTGACCACAGTATGCTTGCCTACCGGTTTTACAGACAACCGCGTGCAATTCTGCTTCTTTTTACGGAACGGCTGAAATCCATTCTATTGATAAACTTGATGCCCGCTTCGGTAATTGCACTCGGGCTGCCGTTTCTGTTATGGCTTACAGGCGGGACGAATAACGCGCTCAATTATGTGCTGCTGTTTGTTTCCATTATAGCAATGTCGGTATTTTTTTCGGTGCACAACATGGTGCTATATTATCTTTTGCAGCCTTACAATATCAATCTCGAAATAAAAAGTGGCACTTTTGCCGTTGCCAATTCATTTACTTATATCGTTTGTTATTTAGCCATCGGTAAGAAAGTCCCTACTCTGATTTTCGGCACATCGATTTCAGTATTTTGCATTGTATATATTGCCGTCGCCTTGATTCTTGCATACAGGCTTGCACCAAAGACATTTAAGCTGCGTTAATAGCGGCTTTATGTAAACTAAAAAGAGGGACGATGTTGAACCGCCCTTTTTATTTCTTTGATAAAATTATGTTGCTGCTGGTGGAGATACTTTTCGGCTTTTTTACAGCATGCCTGGATATCAAGTCACGGCCAACATAAACTGTTCTTTTCATTATTGAGCTTATCCCAAAACCTATTTTATTCTAAATCACTATCATTGGTCATCGGTTAAGGATTTATTTCCTTCTTCTGTTACTCTTTTTGAATCCAATTTTTCATTTATTACTCAAACCATTCATCTCTAAACCTTTCTCTGTTTACATGAGGATCTAATGCTTGACTTTCATATACGCTCATTATCGTTTCAAAAGTTCTTTGAATTCCACATCTATGCAGAATTACTGTCAATAAATCTGATGCATTCTCTGCAAATATTGTACTCCAACGTAACTGCGTATATCTAGCCATTTTTTCAGGATGAGTTGTTGATTTTCTGACAAGAGAATAGATTCTTCTGCTAACGATTAGTGTCAATATTGCTGTCCAGATTAGAGCTTCAATTACCTGCACATTCTTTGTTTCAAGAACGTCCAGCGAGTATTTGCTTTTCAATTCCTTAAACAACAGTTCTATGTCCCATCTTGCCCCATATAAGTTTGCAATGTCTTTTGCATTCAAAATATCTTTCTGAATATTTGTGATGTAAATGTGGTATTTTTCATCCTCATCGTTATATACGGCAACAAGGCGTACAATCATCTCGTCCTGTTTTTGCTTGCCTTTATACTCTCTTCTTTTGAATTCTATTTTTACAACTGCATCAATATCTTTTCCAGAAAGTTGCTTAATACATTCACTAACAGGTTTTCCAGCGAACTCTTTGCTTTTTGTCTTAGAAAGTTCCTCTTCAATAGAAACAAGAATAGGGTCCATATTCTTCCTAATCCTTGAGACAAAATATCCCCCATTTTCTTCAACTCTTGCAAACATTTGAGTTTTGTAGAAACCAAGATCAACAAGGAGAATATGGTCTTTGATCCAGGGACCTATTTTTAATGTCTTTATCTCAGCTGTTTTTTCAGAGTACAGAGCAATGGTTCTAGGTCCGTTAGCAATTGCACTTACCATAACTCCAACTTTTACTCCTGCAGCTACTGTTCTTGATCTTGCTGCAGGAAACCTGTCTGCTAACGA contains these protein-coding regions:
- a CDS encoding 50S ribosomal protein L6 — its product is MVKEIARKIEIPEGISVSFSQDDVFTATGPLGTVERKLWYPGIKIYVRDGEVEVDAESSRKEQKAMVGTFTSHIKNLMKGVNEGFECKMTILYAHFPMQVKVDGKTLIIGNFLGEKKPRIAKILGETKVKVSGNEVTVSGINKEDVGQTAANIEQKTKIKRFDPRIFQDGIYIVQKP
- a CDS encoding 50S ribosomal protein L32e, with amino-acid sequence MAEEFKSEDTLVSTLDMDSESRRLFNVRKVQKGKKPQFKRAACHKFKRLDSNWRHPRGTQGKQRRKYVSKGAHAQVGYGSPAAVKGLHPSGYSDVLISSVAELELVDPSYEAIRVASTVGSRKKAIIITKAGELGIKVLNPGRSE
- a CDS encoding 50S ribosomal protein L19e; the encoded protein is MSDLANQRRLASKILECGLDRVWLNPEASEEIASAITREDIRGLIENGTIKAKPIKGVSRGRARALAAKRKYGHCKGQGSRKGKKGARTPKKEQWIKKIRALRRRLKELRADGTLDKSVYCRLYRKAKGGEYRSVAHLNSHLGSEKLLKK
- a CDS encoding 50S ribosomal protein L18; translated protein: MATGPRYKVPFRRRREGRTNYHLRLKLLISKQDRVVVRKSARNVQIQLIAPTPEGDITYSSAVSSELAKYGYTGVTGNTTAAYLTGLLFGLKSLKKGYEGGILDIGLQASSAGSRVYAALKGIVDSGFEVPCSPEVFPSDERIRGEHIAEYREESSDLPEQFEATKEKIFAEFS
- a CDS encoding 30S ribosomal protein S5, which produces MAFDEEWIPKTRLGKLVMEGQVASMEEAIKSGLPIREPQIIDMLLPDLEDEVLDINMVQRMTDSGRRVKFRATVIVGNRNGYVGLGQAKDVQVGPAIRKAIDAAKLDITYIHRGCGSWECACGLPHTVPYEVTGKAGSVSVTLIPAPRGLGIAAGNTATKVLEKAGIKDVWTKTFGTTRSTLNFAKATFDALNQVNVMRLPVYCKEEA
- a CDS encoding 50S ribosomal protein L30, translated to MYAIVRLRGQVNVRYTIEDTMKMLRLHKVNHCVLVPENPHFKGMVQKVKDYVAFGKIDANTLAEILENRGRLEGDTRLTEEYIRENTAYDSIQAFAEAVVNGETTLKSVPKLKPVFRLHPPRKGHAGIKRTVQQGGELGDHGDGINALLHKMR
- a CDS encoding uL15m family ribosomal protein, producing the protein MDTKKFRGSRTCGGGTHKNRRGAGNRGGRGKAGACKHHFVRAMFRGYSYGKHGFNLPAEISRDVSIVNVGELDELAPYLVEEGLAEIKDDAYHINLENLGIEKVLGSGRVMKNLVVTSEGFSASAREKIEAAGGSCIDAE
- the secY gene encoding preprotein translocase subunit SecY, which produces MTLRDTLEPFFNKLPAVASPEKHVHFKDKLWWTLGVLLLYFALANVPLFGMSQDSVDLFESYRAFFAGASGSLILLGIGPIVTASIVLQLLVGADIIKLDLSDPKDQSFFQGAQKFLVFVMIILEALPQLLGGYIQPDPGLASSLGVGLGVITFLLLIQIFIGGALILFMDEVVSKWGIGSGVGLFIVAGISQQIVTGIFNWQLDSSGLPVGLIPKWIYIAQNVGADYLLSGEGVLYMLVSGGILALLSTIVIFLLVVYVESTRIEIPLAHSAVRGARGRFPVKLIYASVLPMILVRALQANIQMIGIILASRGITFFGEFHGSTPLNGIMYYLAPIHSPYDWIPSLVRQSFSGYGAATPANWQIVLHVFTDATMLVVGGIIFALFWIETTGMGAKPTAQKIFNSGMQIPGFRRNISSIEKVTQRYIPKVTVIGGAFIGLLTLIASLLGTLGSTSGTGLLLAVSIVYRLYEDIASEQMMEMHPMIRSFFGEQ
- a CDS encoding adenylate kinase, coding for MNIILFGPPGAGKGTQAKKMVDNYGIPQISTGDILRANVREGTELGLAAKEYMDKGELVPDEVLIGIIKNRLKEQDCEKGFILDGYPRTIPQADALAVILDEINKPIDVVLNLEVPDEELIERISGRLMCNCGASYHRTFNPPKKDDVCDICGGKVFQRADDKEEAVKNRLNVYKKQTEPLIDYYTKQGLLVTLDGTKDIDEVFEEIKAVLKKFA